In Nitrospirota bacterium, the DNA window GACTACTTCCAGAAAAGATCTGGATTATATAGCGGACCTCCTGAATAAATACGGATCAATCAGTCGCTCCTATGCAAAGGCCCAGCAACTTGTTAATGAAGCCAAAACCGAGCTCGACGTATTCAAAGATTCTGATGAAAAAACAGCTCTCCTTGCCATTGCAGATTATTCTTTAAGGAGGAAACGATGAACACAGAGGCACAGAGCACAGATTTTTTTGTGCCTCTGTGCCTTTTTGCCTTCTAAATAACTATGCACCCTATTGTAAAACTCGCAAAGGAAACAGTTGAGGCATACATAAAGTACGGCCAGATTATAAAGCCTCCAGCAGAGCTTACCGCTGAGATGAAAGAAAGAGCCGGGGTATTTGTTTCCCTTAAAAAAAATGGTGAACTCAGGGGTTGTATCGGGACATATACGCCTACCACTGAAAATGTAGCCAAAGAGGTAATTCAGAATGCTATAAGTGCATCAACACAGGACCCGAGGTTTCCCCCTGTAAGTTTGGCCGAGCTCGATGAAATTAAATATTCTGTTGATGTGCTTTCACCGCCTGAAAGGGTGTATGATAAGAGAGACCTCGACCCTAAAAGATTTGGGGTAGTAGTCAAAAAAGGACTGAGGAGCGGGCTCCTCCTTCCTGACCTTGAGGGTGTTGATACGGTGGAAGAACAGTTAAGGATTGTGAGGTTTAAGGCTGGAATATCCCCTGAGGAAGATATTGAAATCTATCGTTTTAAAGTAAGGAGGTATAAATAATGTCAGTTAAAACACCGCTTGAAAAGGACATCGAACGACTTGAAAAAAACAGAAAACCAATCAGCCTGTTTATTTTGATCATCCTTCTATCACTCAGTCTTATTGCAGTGGGTGGTTACACAGCGAAACTCAAACAAGAACTTTCTGAAAAAGAACAGGAGATTGTCTTAACAAAGGAACGAACAGAGAAAGAGAAAAACGTTCTTTTGAGTGAGGTCAAGGCATTGGAAAAAGAGCGTGATTCCCTTAAGACTGAGGTCAACGTCTTAACAGGTAAATTAGATAAATTATCCAAAGATAAATCATCCAGGACCACTACTAAAACAAAAAAGAGGTCTAAATAATAGTGAAAGAGGAAATCCCTGTTAAAGGAAATCTCAAAGATTATAGCCTGTCTGAGATACTCATTAACCTCAACAGGCAGCAGAAAACAGGGACACTCAGCCTTGAAAAGGGGGATTTAAAGAAGAAGATTTACTTCAAAAAAGGCGATGCCATATTTGCCTCTTCAAATTACAATGATGACCGCCTCGGTGAAATGCTTCTTAAGGCAGGTAAAATTACCCTCGACCAATACGACAAATCAGTAGAGCTCCTTAAAAAAACAGGTAAAAGGCAGGGAGTAATCCTTGTGGAGTTAGGGTATCTGACACCAAAGGACCTTTTCTGGGGGGTGAAGTATCAGGTTCAGGAGATTATTTACAGCCTGTTTCAGTGGGAAGACGGCTTGTTCTCATTCGAAGAGGGACCCCCAACCGATGAGGTGATTACCTTGAAGATGAGCATGGGCAACCTTATCTATGGGGGGGTCAGCAGGATAAATAATTCAGTAAGGATAAGGAGTGAGATACCCAGAACCGATGTTATGCTGACAATAAGCGAAGACCCTCTTTGCCTTTTCCAGGATGTCGGACTTAATAAGCAGGACAAAAAAATACTTACTCTTGTTAATGGTAGAAGAACTATAAAAGAAATAATAGAACATTCAAAGCTCGGCTCCTTTGAAGCCATGAAGGCTATTTACATGCTCTATACCCTCGGTATTGTCGAGAAAAAACTTGAAGATACTATGAGCATATCAGTTGAGGAGATATTAAAAGAACAGGAAGCCCCTACCCGTCATGAGGACGACGCATTTATACAGAAGGTCCTGGATATATCTAACAGCCTGGGGCGTTTAAACTATTACGAACTCCTCGGTGTAGATATAGATGCCCCCCTATCGAAAATTAAACGTGCTTACTTCCTCGCTGCAAAGAATTATCACCCTGACAGATACTATTCTACCTCTGACGCGACATTGAAAGATAAACTTACAGAGATATTTACCCGCCTCAACACAGCCTATGATACCCTTAAAGATGATGAGAAGAGAAAAAAATACAATGCGTCACTTTTTGAGCCGCAAAAGAAATCCAGTGATGAGGTAAACCGTTCAGAAGAACAGTTCAGGCGAGGCATTGAAGAGTTTAAGAAAGGAAACTTCTGGGCTGCCGCTGATCTATTCAGAAATGCCACAAAGCTGGAGCCAGAAAGGGCTAAGTACTGGAGTCATCTTTCACTGGCTCTGAGCAGGGTACCCAAGAGGCAGAAAGAGGCAGAAGAGGCGCTGCAAAGGGCGATTGAACTTGAACCTTATAATGCAGACCATTATGCAAACCTTGGTCACATTTATCTTAAGGCAGGACTTAAGAAAAGGGCACAACACGAATTTGAGAATGCCCTTAAATGGGACCCTGAAAATTCCAGGGCATTAAAGGGCTTAAAGGTTTGCAGGGCTGAATCAGAGTAGCCTTTCAGTTTCAATGTTTTTTATCAAATCCATGACGTCTTTTTTTATAACGAAAAACGCCTGTCTGCCTGATAGACAATCAAGGCAGACAGGCGACTGGGGGGAGAAAAAACCAATCTCATTAACAAGCATCCTGTCCTCTTTTCTATCATAGAAATTTTTAGGCCAGAATTCTATGTATTTTTGTATAAGAAATTTGTATTTTTGTCTGAAAATGGCTCTCTGAGTTCTCTGGATTTTTGCTTTATCCAGGTTTATAACTGGGAATCCCTGAATACTTTTGGTGAAAGCCCTGTGGCCCGCTTGAAGCTTTTAACAAAATGGCTCAGGTCATTATAGCCCACTGTAAAGGCTACATCACTTATGCGAAGATTTTTATTTCTGAGCATCTCTTTTGCCTTTTCTATCCTTAAATTGTTGAGATAGTTGCAGTATGAAAGACCTGTGAGCTTCTTAAAATACTTGCAGAAATACGCCCTGTTTACCCCTGCCTTTCTGGATGCATCCAGGAGGGTTACATTATCCATATAGTTTGCATCCACGTACTCCTTAGCCAGAAGTATGCCACTAAGGATATGGGGCGGGATATCTTCCAAAACCCTCTCATATTGCGGCAGATCTGCAGGAATGGCCTGGCGAGGAGAGGAATCAAATTTTATGTGATTAAGTATGGCATCGACTTTATCCTGGAGCGCTTTGACATTAAATGGCTTTTTTATGTAATCCCTGGCCCCGAGTCTGAAGGCATGAAGGCATAACTCCTCTGTGCCATAGGCCGTAAGCATAACTACAGGGATTAATGGATAGTGTTTCTTTATCTCCTCTAATGCCTCAAGGCCATTCATGTCAGGCAGTATATAGTCAAGAAATACGAGTCCTATATCTTTCTCAAGTAATTGGAGCCCCGCCTTTGCACTGTCGGCTAAAATGACCTGATAGGAATCCCTGAATATAATTCTCAAGGACTCTCTCGTCCCTCGCTCGTCGTCTATCACAAGTATTTTCCCTTGCATATTGCCATTCTCCGAGTTTAAAGATTTTAGCAAAATAAAAAGCACTTTCTATGCCATTTTTATAACCCATAGAAATATAAATATTTTCACCAAGAGGGATACATATCCCCACACCCAGGAATGCACAAACTTCTGTGCATCATTGCCGAACCCCGAAGTATCGGGGGCAGCTGCCCTTCAGGAGAATTTTTGGTAACTAATCTCTGTGTCTCTGTGGTTTTTTGGTTGTAGAATTTAGGCGTCTTTTATACTCTCCGCTTTTACCGCCCCTTTTTTCCATGAGCATGATATCTGAGAGAACCATATCTTTATCTACTGCCTTACACATATCATAAATCGTTAATGCTGCAGCAGATACGGCTGTGAGCGCCTCCATCTCCACACCTGTCTGCCCGACGGTCTTCACCCTCGCCTCTATATCAACCCTGTTTTTTTTCTCATCAAGATTAAGATCGACATTTACAGATGTAATGTTCAGAGGGTGACACATAGGGATGAGTTCGCTGCATTTCTTTGCAGCCATAATCCCGGCAACCCGCGCTACTTCAAAGACATCGCCTTTTTGAATTTTTTTGTTTTTAATTAATTTTAAAGTCTCTAACTTCATAAGGACACAGCCTCTTGCAACTGCCTCCCTCGGGGTAGAGGGTTTGCCACTTACGTCAACCATCTTTGCACGCCCCTCTTTATCAAAATGTGTTAGCTTTTTCATCCTTATTCTCTAAAATATAGATAGGGAAGGCTGTCTCAGAATTTCTATAATCGACAAGATATTTATATTCTGTTTTAACCTTATTAGTTTCAATGTTTTTCGTCAAATCCATAATGTTTTTCTTTATAAGGTGTCGTATAGAAATTCTTCACCAGCCTTCCCTATCTACCATATTAGTTCTACTCCATTTCTCAGCTCTATCTCTATCTTTGGGCTTATTCTTTTATGATGACCTTCATACCAATTTCTGAATAAGCTTTAATATCATCAATCGCCTCATTTGTTACAGCAATACAGCCCTGAGTCCAGTCAATCAGTCCATTCAAATCACCAAACCAGACACGGTTCTCGTTAAGCCCGTGAATCCCGATAAAGCCACCCAATTTTGTATCCTGAGGTGGCAGCTTCTTATAGCTTATTGCTGACTCAATTCGCCTGTATTCTTCTTTTGAAATAATCTTTTTCTTAAGACCCCTCTCTGCGTCCTGAATGTTGGGGTAACTCAGATGGATAAAATAATAGAACTGGCTGTCATCTTTTAAATCGCAAATATAATATTCGCCAACAGGTGTCTTGTTATCGCCTGCTTTTTCTTTGGTATCATCTCCGCCTTTTCCAAAAGAACAGGGGTATTCCTTGATGACCTTATCGCCATTTTTAATTTTCAAGATGCGTTCAGACTTGCTAATTTCAATCGAGGTTTCGTCCGGGGGCAACTCGCTGCATGAATCATCAACGGCGCCAAAAGCAAACATCGCTGTGCCATGCACAGCCATACAAATAATAGAGAAGGCTATAATTTTTGTCTTTGTCACCTGGAGGGCTCAGCTTCACATTCGAATGTCACACTGCCAATCACTTTCTTTATCCTCCAATCTTTGACATTGGCCTCTGGTAATCAGAGCCCAGGGCATGAAGCCCGGAGTGGCCTTCTGGTTTTATTTCGACTGACAGCCTCAACAGTCTCTCTATCTCTCCATCTGAGGCGCCATTGCGAAGGGGGGCCTTCAGATCTATCTCAGTCTCTGAGAAGAGGCAGGGTCTCAATTTGCCGTCTGCTGTTAGACGCAGACGGTTGCAATCTCCACAGAAATGGTGGGTTAGTGCGCTGATAAAGCCGATTACACCTGGTGCGCCATCAAACCTGAAATACCTTGCAGGCCCTGACTTCCTTAACTTCACAGGTGTGAGGGAGCCTATCTTTTCTACGATGGATTGTATTTCATTAGTTGGTATATACTTCTCATGGCTCCATATATCCTTTGCGCCGATGGGCATGAACTCTATAAAGCGCACATGATAAGGCGTCTTAAGGGTTATCCTCGCAAATTCTTCTATCTCATCACCATTGAAACCCCTGATCGGGACCATGTTTATTTTTACAGGCATGAGGCCGGCCCTTTCAGCGGCCTCTATACCTCTTATGACAGTGTCAACAGAGCCACCCCTTGTTATCTCTGCATACCTTTCTGGCCTTAAAGAATCAAGGCTTACATTGACACGGCTGAGGCCGGCCCTGGCAATCTCATCAGCATATTTTGATAGGAGGACTCCGTTTGTTGTGAGGCTTATATCCGTGATGCCGTCAATGGCACTGAGGGAGGAAATGAGGTAGGCAACATTTTTCCTTGCAAGTGGTTCGCCACCGGTAATCCTTACTTTCCTTACGCCGAGCTTTGTTGCAATCCTGATGATCCTCAGTATCTCTTCATAGCTGAGAATTTCTCTGTGTTCTATAGGCCTCACTCCCTCAGAGGGCATGCAATAAATACATCTCAGGTTACACCTGTCAGTAATAGAGAGCCTTATATAATCGATCTTCCTCTCAAATGGGTCCTTCATCTTTTCTTTTTTGTGGTCTCTCCAAGTTTTTTCTTTGCCATCTTTGCCTCGCTGGAATTCGGGAATTTCTCAATAAGTTTCTCAAGAATCACCTTGCCGGTCTTGGCGTCTCCTATGGCATAAAAGGAATAGCCCTGTCTTAGCAATGCCTCAGGCGTTTTCTCATCTTTCGGGTTTTCCCTGAGATAGTCTTCATAAGCGAGGATGGCGCTTTCATAATTCTTGTCCTTGTAGTAGGATTCTCCTATCCAGAACTGGGCCTTGCTGGAATATTCGTTTTTTGGGTGTTCTT includes these proteins:
- the amrA gene encoding AmmeMemoRadiSam system protein A, which gives rise to MHPIVKLAKETVEAYIKYGQIIKPPAELTAEMKERAGVFVSLKKNGELRGCIGTYTPTTENVAKEVIQNAISASTQDPRFPPVSLAELDEIKYSVDVLSPPERVYDKRDLDPKRFGVVVKKGLRSGLLLPDLEGVDTVEEQLRIVRFKAGISPEEDIEIYRFKVRRYK
- a CDS encoding DUF4388 domain-containing protein codes for the protein MKEEIPVKGNLKDYSLSEILINLNRQQKTGTLSLEKGDLKKKIYFKKGDAIFASSNYNDDRLGEMLLKAGKITLDQYDKSVELLKKTGKRQGVILVELGYLTPKDLFWGVKYQVQEIIYSLFQWEDGLFSFEEGPPTDEVITLKMSMGNLIYGGVSRINNSVRIRSEIPRTDVMLTISEDPLCLFQDVGLNKQDKKILTLVNGRRTIKEIIEHSKLGSFEAMKAIYMLYTLGIVEKKLEDTMSISVEEILKEQEAPTRHEDDAFIQKVLDISNSLGRLNYYELLGVDIDAPLSKIKRAYFLAAKNYHPDRYYSTSDATLKDKLTEIFTRLNTAYDTLKDDEKRKKYNASLFEPQKKSSDEVNRSEEQFRRGIEEFKKGNFWAAADLFRNATKLEPERAKYWSHLSLALSRVPKRQKEAEEALQRAIELEPYNADHYANLGHIYLKAGLKKRAQHEFENALKWDPENSRALKGLKVCRAESE
- a CDS encoding response regulator, with product MQGKILVIDDERGTRESLRIIFRDSYQVILADSAKAGLQLLEKDIGLVFLDYILPDMNGLEALEEIKKHYPLIPVVMLTAYGTEELCLHAFRLGARDYIKKPFNVKALQDKVDAILNHIKFDSSPRQAIPADLPQYERVLEDIPPHILSGILLAKEYVDANYMDNVTLLDASRKAGVNRAYFCKYFKKLTGLSYCNYLNNLRIEKAKEMLRNKNLRISDVAFTVGYNDLSHFVKSFKRATGLSPKVFRDSQL
- the moaC gene encoding cyclic pyranopterin monophosphate synthase MoaC, which translates into the protein MKKLTHFDKEGRAKMVDVSGKPSTPREAVARGCVLMKLETLKLIKNKKIQKGDVFEVARVAGIMAAKKCSELIPMCHPLNITSVNVDLNLDEKKNRVDIEARVKTVGQTGVEMEALTAVSAAALTIYDMCKAVDKDMVLSDIMLMEKRGGKSGEYKRRLNSTTKKPQRHRD
- a CDS encoding L,D-transpeptidase family protein, translated to MTKTKIIAFSIICMAVHGTAMFAFGAVDDSCSELPPDETSIEISKSERILKIKNGDKVIKEYPCSFGKGGDDTKEKAGDNKTPVGEYYICDLKDDSQFYYFIHLSYPNIQDAERGLKKKIISKEEYRRIESAISYKKLPPQDTKLGGFIGIHGLNENRVWFGDLNGLIDWTQGCIAVTNEAIDDIKAYSEIGMKVIIKE
- the moaA gene encoding GTP 3',8-cyclase MoaA, with protein sequence MKDPFERKIDYIRLSITDRCNLRCIYCMPSEGVRPIEHREILSYEEILRIIRIATKLGVRKVRITGGEPLARKNVAYLISSLSAIDGITDISLTTNGVLLSKYADEIARAGLSRVNVSLDSLRPERYAEITRGGSVDTVIRGIEAAERAGLMPVKINMVPIRGFNGDEIEEFARITLKTPYHVRFIEFMPIGAKDIWSHEKYIPTNEIQSIVEKIGSLTPVKLRKSGPARYFRFDGAPGVIGFISALTHHFCGDCNRLRLTADGKLRPCLFSETEIDLKAPLRNGASDGEIERLLRLSVEIKPEGHSGLHALGSDYQRPMSKIGG